A window of Planctomycetaceae bacterium contains these coding sequences:
- a CDS encoding cyanophycinase — MKLLSSSLPVSIVMILVMEFTSTDVLAGQVSKTSEASNANSRQVISPDGIHGTLVLVGGGAVPESVRELLFRNTAKTNDSESRSFSIVVLGMAADNPSAAADRAVVWLLESSANTDQKSDITGYSTVDEELIQAIDQADAVWICGGQQSRLAKSIEGSGVEEALHRLLDRNGTIAGTSAGAAIMSRVMIASGKDQPQISKGMDLLPGAIVDQHFTQRNRIGRSKLAVAANPHCFGLGIDEDTAVIVSGRQMKIIGRGAATCLLAKCDYRDEEVVRLQAPAIADLTQWRRAAACRTRNADPGLPRLGPPQVKEGALVIVGGGSMPPDIVNRFIELAGGKDAKIVVLPTAVPRDVARRQRIPGFLANSSASSVRILPQVWPEEIASEEFQLSLKEATGVWFGGGRQWHFVDAYENTNAISLFTDVLKRGGVIGGSSAGATIQGEFLVRGHPIGNTVMMAEGYERGFGFLPAVAIDQHFVQRGRMPDLIPVIRKHPELLGIGIDEGTALVVQGTKAEVIGQHSAHFLTSEAIRQIDASGVSETPAQSYYRTVETGGAIDFGELIPSDAKN; from the coding sequence ATGAAACTGCTTTCTTCTTCCCTGCCGGTTTCCATCGTCATGATTCTGGTGATGGAATTTACCTCGACCGATGTACTGGCGGGACAGGTTTCCAAAACGAGCGAGGCCTCCAATGCGAACTCGAGACAGGTTATTTCCCCCGACGGAATTCACGGTACGCTTGTCCTTGTCGGTGGTGGAGCAGTGCCTGAATCTGTTCGGGAGCTGTTGTTCAGGAATACAGCAAAGACAAACGATTCGGAATCTCGTTCGTTTTCCATTGTTGTGTTGGGTATGGCAGCAGACAACCCGTCGGCCGCCGCAGATCGCGCCGTTGTGTGGCTGTTGGAATCTTCTGCAAATACTGACCAGAAGAGCGATATCACTGGGTACTCGACCGTCGACGAGGAATTGATACAAGCGATCGATCAAGCGGATGCCGTCTGGATCTGCGGTGGGCAGCAGAGCCGACTGGCAAAGTCGATCGAAGGCAGTGGCGTCGAAGAGGCTCTGCATCGGTTACTCGACCGCAATGGAACGATTGCAGGGACGTCAGCCGGCGCGGCCATCATGTCCAGGGTCATGATAGCCTCCGGAAAGGATCAACCGCAGATTTCAAAAGGGATGGATCTTCTGCCGGGAGCCATCGTCGACCAGCACTTTACGCAACGGAATCGCATAGGACGCTCAAAACTGGCGGTTGCGGCGAACCCACACTGTTTCGGGCTTGGAATAGACGAAGATACGGCTGTGATCGTATCCGGACGCCAGATGAAAATCATTGGCCGCGGCGCAGCCACCTGTTTGCTGGCAAAGTGTGATTACCGGGATGAGGAAGTGGTTCGCCTGCAGGCCCCGGCGATCGCTGATTTGACTCAGTGGCGGCGGGCTGCAGCTTGTCGAACCCGGAATGCTGACCCTGGGTTGCCCCGTCTTGGACCGCCTCAGGTCAAAGAGGGCGCTTTGGTCATCGTTGGAGGCGGATCGATGCCGCCGGACATCGTCAATCGCTTTATCGAACTTGCCGGTGGGAAGGACGCGAAGATTGTTGTGCTTCCCACCGCCGTTCCTCGCGACGTCGCACGCAGACAGCGTATTCCCGGCTTTCTGGCCAACAGTTCCGCTTCAAGCGTCAGGATTCTTCCGCAGGTCTGGCCTGAAGAGATTGCATCCGAAGAATTCCAGCTCTCTTTGAAAGAAGCAACCGGCGTCTGGTTCGGAGGGGGACGTCAATGGCACTTTGTGGATGCCTACGAAAACACGAATGCCATATCCTTGTTCACCGACGTTCTTAAGAGGGGCGGGGTGATCGGCGGAAGCTCTGCCGGTGCAACGATTCAGGGTGAATTCCTTGTTCGAGGGCATCCGATTGGCAATACGGTGATGATGGCGGAAGGATACGAACGCGGTTTTGGTTTCCTGCCAGCAGTTGCGATTGATCAGCATTTCGTTCAGCGCGGTCGAATGCCCGATTTGATCCCGGTGATCCGGAAGCACCCTGAGCTGCTTGGTATTGGGATTGATGAAGGAACCGCTTTGGTCGTACAGGGGACGAAGGCTGAAGTGATCGGCCAGCATTCGGCTCACTTTCTGACCAGCGAGGCCATTCGGCAGATTGATGCCTCCGGCGTTTCAGAGACTCCGGCTCAGTCGTACTATCGCACGGTGGAAACGGGCGGAGCGATTGATTTCGGAGAGCTGATCCCTTCAGATGCCAAAAATTAA
- the speA gene encoding biosynthetic arginine decarboxylase yields MIEPTPLNWSTVDAAEMYEVPRWGNGYFSVSSKGTVLVHPDRDPSRGVDLKELVERLQLRGLDVPVLLRFNGIIKDRLSMLHRVFSDAIREHNYNGTYACVYPIKVNQQREVVEKVVEYGREFGFGLEAGSKPELLAVVAMTEAQTPIICNGFKDAEFIEMALLAQKVGRHVIPVVEKYTELELILKYAERLGVRPQIGMRVKLAARGAGRWQSSGGYRSKFGLRANEILTALDELKRRGMEDCFTLLHFHLGSQITNIRQVKAALNEASRVYTELVHRGAGLKYMDVGGGLGVDYDGSQTNFESSMNYTLEEYARDVVYSIQSVCDDAGVAHPNIISESGRAISAFHSVLVFSVLGVSQQGTESSAESLCPADDSSQALQELYQTYRSLNQRNALESFHDAQQAIDTVMTLFNTGHMPLDERCLGENIYFAICNKIWDLTHSMEYIPEELERLDRMLSDNYFCNFSLFQSIPDSWAIKQLFPVMPIHKLNQAPTRHAVLSDITCDSDGKIDQFIDRRDVRRTLMLHDFKNAPYYLGIFLIGAYQEILGDLHNLFGDTNAVHVDLSETGEVILDTIIKGETVSEVLDYVQFRGRDLIHRLQVAVEVAVREGRIDHLEAGKFVKFYEEALNGYTYLEEPDGE; encoded by the coding sequence ATGATCGAACCTACGCCACTAAACTGGTCGACTGTTGATGCAGCTGAAATGTACGAAGTTCCCCGCTGGGGGAACGGCTACTTCTCTGTCAGCAGCAAAGGCACGGTACTGGTCCATCCCGATCGTGATCCGTCACGCGGGGTCGATCTGAAAGAACTGGTCGAACGACTTCAGTTGCGCGGGCTGGATGTGCCGGTTCTCCTTCGGTTTAACGGCATCATCAAGGACCGGTTGAGCATGCTGCATCGCGTATTCAGCGATGCAATCCGTGAACACAACTACAATGGCACTTATGCCTGCGTTTACCCCATCAAAGTGAATCAGCAACGCGAAGTTGTTGAGAAGGTCGTCGAGTACGGTCGGGAATTTGGTTTCGGCCTTGAAGCGGGCAGTAAGCCGGAACTGCTGGCCGTCGTTGCGATGACGGAAGCACAGACTCCCATCATATGTAACGGCTTCAAGGATGCCGAATTTATCGAGATGGCGTTGCTGGCCCAGAAAGTCGGACGCCATGTGATTCCCGTCGTGGAAAAATACACCGAGCTCGAATTGATTCTGAAGTATGCAGAACGACTGGGTGTCCGGCCTCAAATCGGCATGCGAGTGAAACTGGCAGCGCGGGGGGCCGGCCGATGGCAGAGTTCGGGTGGATATCGATCCAAATTTGGTTTGCGTGCGAATGAAATTCTGACTGCACTGGATGAACTCAAGCGTCGCGGCATGGAAGACTGCTTCACGCTGCTCCACTTTCACCTGGGGAGTCAGATCACCAACATCCGGCAGGTGAAAGCTGCCCTGAATGAAGCGTCCCGTGTTTACACCGAGCTTGTGCATCGTGGAGCCGGCCTGAAATACATGGACGTTGGTGGCGGACTTGGGGTGGACTACGACGGTTCGCAAACAAACTTCGAATCCAGCATGAATTACACGCTGGAAGAATACGCACGCGATGTCGTCTACAGCATTCAGTCTGTGTGCGACGATGCCGGTGTTGCACACCCAAACATTATCTCGGAAAGCGGTCGAGCGATCTCAGCGTTCCACAGTGTGCTGGTCTTCAGCGTGCTCGGTGTGTCACAGCAGGGGACAGAAAGTTCTGCAGAATCGCTCTGCCCGGCAGACGACTCGTCACAGGCGCTGCAGGAGCTTTACCAAACCTATCGCAGCCTGAACCAAAGGAACGCTCTTGAAAGCTTTCATGATGCACAACAGGCTATCGATACCGTAATGACGCTGTTCAATACCGGGCATATGCCGCTGGATGAGCGTTGCCTTGGCGAAAATATCTATTTCGCGATCTGTAATAAGATCTGGGATCTGACGCATTCCATGGAATACATCCCGGAAGAGCTGGAGCGTCTCGACCGAATGCTGTCGGATAACTATTTCTGCAACTTTTCACTGTTCCAGTCGATCCCCGATTCATGGGCGATCAAACAGCTTTTCCCGGTGATGCCAATTCATAAACTGAATCAGGCGCCGACTCGGCATGCTGTCTTAAGCGATATCACATGCGATTCGGACGGGAAGATTGATCAGTTCATCGATCGACGCGACGTTCGTCGCACACTGATGCTGCACGACTTCAAGAATGCGCCGTATTATCTTGGAATCTTTCTGATTGGTGCCTACCAGGAAATCCTTGGCGACCTCCATAACCTTTTTGGGGACACCAACGCGGTGCACGTTGATCTGTCGGAAACCGGTGAGGTGATACTGGATACAATCATCAAGGGCGAAACGGTCAGCGAAGTGCTGGACTACGTTCAGTTCCGGGGCCGCGACCTTATCCATCGACTTCAGGTTGCTGTCGAAGTTGCCGTCCGGGAAGGCCGGATCGACCATCTGGAGGCTGGCAAGTTCGTCAAGTTCTACGAAGAAGCTCTCAATGGTTACACCTACCTTGAAGAACCCGACGGAGAATAA
- a CDS encoding lactate racemase domain-containing protein, producing the protein MPQLPRMCDVHQVFESPTVVDIPATVRQQMDSLSLNERIQPGQSVAITAGSRGIANIAIILKEVAAHFLRLGAKPFIVPAMGSHGGGTPEGQLALLASFGITEEFIGIPFRATMETVVVAQTSHGMPVHFDRYAAEADHVFVCNRVKPHTRFVGPVESGLHKMMLIGLGKHEGAKIYHRGILDTSFPEILASVAEKVLQVCRIVGGMAILENCRDETGLIEAVAPENFARREPELLTMANKWLPRLPLPECDLLIVDRIGKDISGVGMDANVVGRKFNDHLATDRDLARCRRIMIRSLTQATHGNGTGIGMSEFTTARCVAQINHDITRINCVTGLHPEAAMIPITLPTDRETIECALQTIGLIEPQNARVVQISDTLHLSRVRVSEACFDEVANSEHLSFAGEPMDFPVDADGHLQDVNPDYPSWFGPQ; encoded by the coding sequence ATGCCCCAACTGCCCCGAATGTGTGATGTCCACCAGGTATTTGAAAGCCCAACGGTTGTCGACATTCCTGCCACTGTCCGGCAACAGATGGATTCGCTTTCTCTGAACGAGCGGATTCAGCCAGGGCAGTCAGTGGCCATTACCGCGGGAAGTCGAGGTATCGCGAACATCGCCATCATTCTGAAAGAGGTCGCCGCGCATTTCCTTCGTCTTGGGGCGAAACCTTTTATCGTACCGGCCATGGGCAGTCATGGCGGTGGAACGCCGGAAGGTCAGCTCGCATTGCTGGCCAGCTTTGGAATCACCGAAGAATTCATCGGCATTCCGTTTCGAGCGACCATGGAAACGGTTGTCGTTGCTCAAACCAGTCACGGCATGCCGGTTCATTTTGATCGATATGCGGCGGAGGCTGACCATGTCTTTGTATGCAACCGCGTGAAGCCGCATACTCGCTTCGTTGGCCCTGTCGAATCTGGTCTGCACAAAATGATGCTGATTGGCCTGGGCAAACACGAAGGGGCAAAGATCTACCACCGGGGCATTCTGGACACCAGCTTTCCGGAAATACTTGCTTCGGTAGCAGAGAAGGTTCTTCAGGTTTGCCGCATCGTCGGCGGGATGGCTATTCTGGAAAACTGCCGGGATGAAACCGGACTGATTGAAGCAGTTGCCCCGGAGAACTTTGCCCGCCGTGAGCCAGAATTGCTGACAATGGCGAACAAGTGGTTGCCACGACTGCCATTGCCGGAGTGTGATCTGCTCATCGTCGATCGCATTGGAAAAGACATCAGTGGTGTGGGCATGGATGCAAATGTGGTTGGTCGCAAATTCAATGATCATCTTGCAACGGACCGTGATCTGGCTCGATGTCGCCGCATTATGATCCGTTCACTTACCCAGGCGACACACGGAAACGGCACAGGGATCGGCATGTCCGAGTTTACGACGGCTCGTTGTGTCGCCCAGATCAATCACGATATTACGCGTATCAATTGCGTGACCGGGCTTCACCCGGAAGCTGCCATGATTCCCATTACTCTCCCCACCGACAGGGAGACCATCGAGTGTGCGTTGCAGACGATTGGACTGATTGAGCCGCAAAATGCCCGAGTTGTGCAGATCTCCGATACGTTGCACCTTTCGAGGGTACGCGTTTCGGAGGCTTGTTTCGACGAGGTTGCCAACAGCGAACACTTGAGCTTCGCTGGTGAACCGATGGACTTTCCCGTGGACGCAGACGGGCATCTTCAAGACGTCAACCCCGATTATCCTTCATGGTTTGGCCCGCAGTGA
- a CDS encoding VOC family protein, producing the protein MTDSLDSLHHIAISVPNIAEAVDWYTSTFRCEIAYQDETWAFLKFANLHVALVIPDQHPPHIAFVTPKAGSFGELKTHRDGTRSLYISDVGGNAVELMDPDSV; encoded by the coding sequence ATGACCGATTCACTCGACTCACTGCATCACATTGCAATCTCAGTCCCCAATATCGCGGAAGCCGTTGACTGGTACACAAGTACATTTCGATGCGAAATCGCCTATCAGGACGAAACATGGGCGTTCCTGAAGTTTGCCAATCTGCATGTTGCACTCGTGATTCCTGATCAGCATCCGCCTCACATTGCATTCGTGACGCCGAAAGCTGGCAGCTTTGGTGAGCTGAAAACGCATCGTGATGGAACGCGATCGCTGTACATCAGCGACGTCGGTGGCAACGCTGTAGAATTGATGGACCCCGACAGCGTCTGA
- the secD gene encoding protein translocase subunit SecD, translated as MYQFLNGLLTLALQDSEAVAAAADTAAEALETASKVAETTEAAAPSSGMTGVLVLFGVLALIVLPFVLGQLLANALKVKEWGFRIGVSLFALVLGLAPFIGSIMAGRPVTETIRLGIDLKGGTNIVYKVNGEGKEVTNEIMDRMVGAVGKRINPSGAEEIMVRQVGTDRLEVIVPGEDPQTVAELKRKLTTLGSLEFFIAADPVDDREIVEQGRSLDVETKELLDATGNMIAVWRQAYETNGVPKPQEALVSRPVEKLRSVDGKTEKYQTFEYLLLVDPPAQRITGEYLVSATPGYAPNGEIIVNFVFNQAGGFLFQNMTSENLPIEGRSPRKLAIVLDRKVFSAPQINSVIAERGYIEGGGTGFSVEEAQELSDVLNAGALEVPIDPKPLSEATVDPTLGADVRNKGVNSVIMGGAIVVVFMLFYYRLAGVVAIVSLALNIVLVLGTMVLINATFSLPGLAGIVLTIGMAVDANVLIYERMREELSRGSSLRMAIQNGFAKALSTIVDANVTTLLTAVVLFTIGTDQVKGFAITLFIGIVMSMFTALFVGRLLFDIIEKKRWASKLSMMSIVGSTNWDFLGKQKLCAVISVALIGTGLVAFFSRGQENYDIDFTGGTMVTMQFTEDVKTEDVREVLATQFTDAFTLERLAMDADTTEGVGRHFRLRTTESDSGITNQDDTAEASAEERVRGKVFEAFKGNGDMKLRMVTMEFSDIQPIEIAEGDDSVEALQLKRFDGGSSADITLSDEVAAGTVLDNLSAALSRILSNGQPRYGEPSALIEIAGVEGSGMEAAEMAVRKYSKVTVRAMPAVEPDDLKTALTTMQDSMARSPLFDEVNTFASAVASEMKSRAVIAILLSMLVITAYIWFRFQHVTFGLAAVAALIHDVLFVMGMLALVSYINGTPIGNLLLVNDFRINLPMIAAFLTLVGYSLNDTIVVFDRIREVRGKNPQLTAEIVNQSLNQTLSRTLLTSLTTFLVVIVLYAFGGEGIHGFAFCLTVGIIIGTYSSIYVASPILVWLMNRSAKVAAGK; from the coding sequence ATGTATCAATTCCTTAACGGATTGCTGACTCTGGCCTTGCAGGATTCTGAAGCGGTCGCAGCAGCAGCTGACACCGCTGCAGAAGCCCTGGAAACAGCCTCGAAAGTGGCTGAAACGACAGAGGCAGCTGCACCATCGTCCGGCATGACAGGAGTGCTGGTGCTGTTTGGTGTTCTGGCTCTGATTGTTCTTCCATTCGTGCTGGGGCAACTGCTCGCCAATGCACTCAAGGTGAAAGAGTGGGGCTTCCGAATCGGCGTCAGCCTGTTTGCACTGGTGCTGGGTCTGGCACCTTTTATCGGCTCCATCATGGCCGGACGGCCCGTCACTGAGACCATTCGTCTTGGGATCGACCTGAAAGGCGGGACCAACATCGTTTACAAGGTGAACGGAGAAGGTAAGGAAGTCACCAATGAAATTATGGACCGGATGGTGGGGGCCGTTGGCAAGCGAATCAACCCTTCCGGGGCAGAGGAAATCATGGTTCGTCAGGTCGGTACAGACCGGCTTGAAGTGATTGTGCCGGGCGAAGACCCGCAGACCGTGGCTGAGCTGAAGCGCAAGCTCACTACACTGGGTAGCCTGGAGTTCTTCATTGCAGCCGATCCCGTCGACGATCGTGAAATCGTGGAACAGGGACGCTCTCTGGATGTGGAAACAAAAGAACTACTGGACGCCACTGGCAACATGATCGCCGTCTGGCGACAAGCTTACGAAACCAATGGTGTTCCCAAGCCTCAGGAGGCACTTGTCAGCCGACCTGTTGAAAAGCTTCGATCTGTTGACGGAAAAACGGAGAAGTATCAGACCTTCGAGTACCTGCTTCTTGTCGACCCACCAGCTCAGCGAATTACTGGTGAGTACCTGGTTTCAGCAACGCCGGGGTATGCCCCCAACGGTGAAATTATCGTGAACTTCGTCTTCAATCAGGCGGGGGGGTTCCTGTTCCAGAACATGACCAGTGAGAACCTTCCGATCGAAGGACGGAGTCCACGCAAACTGGCGATCGTCCTTGACCGCAAGGTGTTTTCGGCGCCGCAGATCAATTCGGTCATTGCAGAGCGTGGTTATATCGAAGGTGGTGGGACCGGGTTTTCCGTGGAAGAAGCTCAGGAACTTTCTGATGTCCTGAACGCAGGTGCCCTTGAAGTTCCCATTGATCCAAAGCCATTGAGTGAAGCAACCGTCGACCCGACGCTGGGTGCTGATGTTCGAAATAAAGGCGTGAATTCGGTGATCATGGGCGGCGCGATCGTGGTCGTCTTCATGCTGTTTTACTATCGACTCGCCGGTGTCGTCGCTATTGTCTCTCTCGCCCTGAATATCGTCCTGGTACTTGGCACGATGGTGCTGATCAACGCGACATTCAGCCTGCCGGGGCTGGCTGGTATCGTTCTGACGATCGGTATGGCTGTTGACGCGAACGTTCTGATCTACGAACGCATGCGTGAAGAACTCAGCCGTGGATCCAGCCTGAGGATGGCCATCCAGAATGGTTTCGCCAAGGCCTTGTCGACAATTGTTGACGCCAACGTAACAACGCTGCTTACCGCCGTGGTTCTGTTCACGATCGGTACCGATCAGGTGAAGGGGTTTGCCATCACCCTGTTCATCGGTATCGTGATGAGCATGTTCACTGCCCTGTTTGTGGGTCGATTACTGTTCGACATTATCGAAAAGAAGCGATGGGCATCAAAGCTCAGTATGATGTCGATCGTCGGCAGTACCAACTGGGACTTCCTGGGCAAGCAAAAGCTTTGTGCCGTGATCTCGGTCGCCCTGATCGGAACAGGTCTGGTCGCATTCTTCTCACGTGGTCAGGAGAACTACGACATTGACTTCACCGGCGGAACCATGGTCACCATGCAGTTCACTGAAGATGTGAAGACGGAAGATGTTCGCGAAGTCCTCGCGACGCAATTCACAGACGCCTTCACACTGGAACGTCTGGCTATGGACGCGGACACCACAGAAGGAGTCGGTCGCCATTTCCGCCTGCGAACCACCGAAAGCGATTCCGGAATCACCAATCAGGATGATACCGCAGAAGCATCGGCCGAAGAACGCGTTCGCGGAAAAGTCTTTGAAGCATTCAAGGGCAACGGCGACATGAAGCTTCGGATGGTGACGATGGAATTCAGCGATATTCAGCCGATCGAGATCGCGGAAGGCGACGATTCCGTCGAAGCACTTCAGTTGAAGCGATTCGACGGTGGTTCTTCAGCCGATATCACGCTGTCTGACGAAGTTGCCGCCGGAACGGTTCTGGATAACCTGTCTGCCGCACTCAGCAGGATCTTAAGTAACGGCCAGCCCAGATATGGTGAACCGTCTGCATTGATTGAGATCGCAGGCGTTGAGGGTTCCGGAATGGAAGCCGCTGAAATGGCGGTACGCAAGTACTCAAAGGTGACTGTTCGGGCGATGCCCGCTGTTGAGCCGGATGATCTGAAAACCGCGCTGACAACCATGCAGGACAGTATGGCCAGAAGCCCGCTGTTCGACGAAGTGAACACGTTTGCCAGTGCTGTTGCCAGCGAAATGAAGAGCCGGGCTGTCATCGCGATTCTTCTCAGCATGCTGGTGATCACGGCCTACATCTGGTTCCGATTCCAGCATGTGACCTTTGGTCTGGCCGCTGTTGCAGCGTTGATTCACGACGTACTGTTCGTGATGGGCATGCTGGCACTTGTTTCCTACATCAATGGCACGCCGATTGGCAACCTGCTGCTGGTGAATGATTTCCGTATCAATCTGCCGATGATTGCCGCATTTCTGACTCTGGTCGGATACTCGCTGAATGACACCATTGTCGTCTTTGACCGTATTCGCGAAGTAAGAGGCAAGAATCCTCAACTGACAGCGGAAATTGTCAATCAGTCGCTCAATCAGACCCTGTCACGAACATTGTTGACCTCTTTGACAACATTCCTTGTTGTCATTGTCTTGTACGCGTTTGGTGGCGAAGGGATTCATGGTTTCGCATTCTGTCTGACTGTCGGTATCATCATCGGTACGTACAGTTCTATCTATGTTGCGAGCCCGATCCTGGTCTGGCTGATGAACCGCAGTGCGAAAGTTGCTGCAGGCAAGTAG